A region from the Nocardioides plantarum genome encodes:
- a CDS encoding ABC transporter permease, whose product MKRINRWRPALRIAWRDLLAHRIRTAVLTLLVALPITAAVVASTLELTEDFYSANSLQTDYGSADAKITVTPWPTVTSTLQDQGRYAIYDEPRGAARAERRAPGAVDLASLLPPGSRVTQTGEVQFQLATGGTFVATIADLDDPLVHGTTDPLVAGRAPSAPDEVAIPRLVADELGLLDGAEPADDASVALADGTALRVVGIIDPVVDTTIHDPRSFVLPPGTSVLEGVTRDAYAGGPWMPRYLVDLPDLSTAEAIELHDDLAAHGISSWMRDAAEHPRAWGQSAPTPTPADPAAVAAGAVVLGIGLTEVLVLVGAAFAVGARRQARTLGLLITTGASPADVRRTVLAQGLWVGVLAAVLGTGGGLAVLGWGRGTLGRLGSTTYYDYSFSVGTILVVAVLGVVSAVLAAAIPAWGIGRMTAVQALDGHVAVASGHRHRFRNPGLGLVGAGLLGLVVCGSWIARTFATPPAAAAPDGSAVDPGTVAPAASLVPVVFGGLCALVVLVGTTLALPWLISAAGRTSTRGWLPWRLATRDATRNRGRTTAAVLAVGIVTMGAVFAGMGVSAADSIPESDTGSGLPDGVGVISLAEGQGVDAPSIAALSRTLHDVVGAEELLMTWTPVRRWRDLVGPGGEPVWVVDDALLARAGVSDKARAAFAEGSALTVASAPSGRLTMHAGHGQRDLSLPAVQVHVDTSWATDAAAWISVKTAADLGATTLRVNPDAWWVAGPDGLHAEDSERLSLHGISAFTGLESYDRVDQGALVLAGALGVLVVTGLVVGLIVALSAAEAREDAATLAAVGAPPWLRRATSAGHALYVGGLGSGLGLLLGLAGGASLLQVVGTPGTPVPWAPLGLLVLGVPLLCAGVGWVVAPTRLTLTRRAG is encoded by the coding sequence GTGAAGCGGATCAACCGCTGGCGTCCCGCACTGCGGATCGCCTGGCGCGACCTCCTCGCCCACCGCATCCGCACCGCGGTCCTCACGCTCCTGGTGGCGCTGCCGATCACGGCCGCCGTGGTCGCCTCGACGCTGGAGCTGACCGAGGACTTCTACTCCGCCAACTCCCTCCAGACCGACTACGGGTCCGCCGACGCCAAGATCACCGTGACCCCCTGGCCGACCGTGACCTCGACGCTCCAGGACCAGGGCCGCTACGCCATCTACGACGAGCCCCGAGGAGCCGCACGCGCCGAGCGACGCGCCCCCGGAGCCGTCGACCTCGCGAGCCTCCTGCCACCCGGTTCACGCGTGACGCAGACCGGTGAGGTGCAGTTCCAGCTCGCCACCGGCGGCACCTTCGTCGCCACCATCGCCGACCTCGACGACCCGTTGGTCCACGGCACCACCGATCCGCTCGTGGCGGGCCGTGCGCCGTCGGCACCCGACGAGGTCGCCATCCCCCGGCTGGTGGCCGACGAGCTCGGTCTCCTCGACGGGGCGGAGCCGGCCGATGACGCCAGCGTGGCTCTCGCGGACGGCACCGCGCTGCGGGTCGTCGGGATCATCGACCCCGTCGTCGACACGACCATCCACGACCCCCGCTCGTTTGTGCTGCCGCCCGGCACCTCCGTCCTCGAGGGCGTCACCCGTGACGCCTACGCCGGTGGTCCGTGGATGCCCAGGTACCTCGTCGACCTGCCCGACCTGTCGACCGCCGAGGCGATCGAGCTGCACGACGACCTGGCTGCCCACGGGATCTCGTCGTGGATGCGCGACGCCGCGGAGCACCCGCGCGCCTGGGGTCAGTCCGCCCCGACTCCCACCCCCGCGGATCCGGCTGCGGTTGCCGCGGGCGCCGTGGTCCTCGGGATTGGCTTGACCGAGGTGCTCGTGCTGGTGGGCGCCGCGTTCGCCGTCGGCGCGCGACGCCAGGCCCGCACCCTGGGCCTGCTCATCACCACCGGGGCCTCCCCGGCCGACGTCCGCCGTACCGTCCTGGCGCAGGGACTCTGGGTGGGCGTCCTGGCCGCCGTGCTCGGTACCGGCGGCGGGCTGGCGGTCCTCGGCTGGGGCCGCGGGACGCTGGGACGGCTGGGATCGACGACCTACTACGACTACTCGTTCTCGGTCGGCACCATCCTGGTCGTCGCGGTCCTCGGCGTGGTCAGCGCGGTGCTCGCCGCCGCGATCCCGGCGTGGGGCATCGGTCGGATGACCGCGGTCCAGGCCCTCGACGGGCACGTCGCGGTCGCGTCCGGGCACCGCCACCGGTTCCGCAACCCCGGTCTGGGCCTCGTCGGCGCGGGGCTGCTGGGGCTCGTGGTCTGCGGCTCGTGGATCGCCCGCACCTTCGCCACCCCGCCGGCGGCCGCCGCCCCCGACGGCAGCGCGGTCGATCCCGGCACCGTGGCTCCCGCGGCATCCCTCGTTCCCGTCGTCTTCGGCGGGCTGTGCGCCCTGGTCGTCCTCGTCGGCACGACGCTGGCCCTGCCGTGGCTGATCTCGGCCGCCGGCCGGACCAGCACGCGCGGCTGGCTCCCCTGGCGCCTGGCCACCCGCGACGCCACCCGCAACCGGGGCCGTACGACGGCCGCGGTGCTCGCCGTCGGCATCGTGACCATGGGCGCGGTCTTCGCCGGGATGGGTGTCTCGGCCGCCGACTCGATCCCCGAGTCGGACACCGGGAGCGGGCTGCCCGACGGTGTCGGCGTGATCTCCCTGGCCGAGGGGCAGGGGGTCGACGCCCCGAGCATCGCCGCGCTCAGTCGCACCCTGCACGACGTCGTCGGCGCCGAGGAGCTGCTGATGACGTGGACGCCTGTCCGACGGTGGCGCGACCTGGTCGGCCCGGGGGGCGAGCCCGTCTGGGTCGTCGACGACGCACTGCTGGCCCGGGCCGGGGTGTCCGACAAGGCCCGCGCCGCGTTCGCCGAGGGCTCGGCCCTCACGGTCGCCTCCGCACCCTCGGGACGACTCACGATGCACGCCGGACACGGACAGCGCGACCTGAGCCTGCCTGCTGTCCAGGTCCACGTGGACACGTCCTGGGCGACCGACGCAGCAGCCTGGATCTCCGTGAAGACCGCAGCCGACCTCGGCGCCACCACCCTGCGCGTCAACCCCGACGCGTGGTGGGTGGCCGGCCCCGACGGCCTGCACGCCGAGGACTCCGAGCGGCTCTCGCTCCACGGCATCTCGGCCTTCACCGGGCTCGAGAGCTACGACAGGGTGGACCAAGGTGCACTGGTGCTGGCCGGGGCGCTCGGAGTGCTGGTCGTGACCGGCCTTGTGGTCGGGCTGATCGTCGCCCTGTCGGCCGCCGAGGCCCGCGAGGACGCTGCGACCCTGGCCGCCGTCGGCGCCCCGCCGTGGTTGCGCCGCGCGACCTCGGCCGGGCACGCGCTCTACGTCGGCGGGCTCGGCTCCGGCCTCGGCCTGCTGCTGGGCCTGGCCGGCGGCGCCTCCCTGCTCCAGGTGGTCGGCACCCCCGGCACGCCGGTCCCATGGGCGCCACTGGGACTGCTCGTGCTCGGCGTACCGCTGCTGTGCGCCGGGGTCGGGTGGGTGGTCGCCCCCACGCGGCTGACCCTGACGCGCCGGGCTGGATGA
- the recO gene encoding DNA repair protein RecO: MPVYRDEAVVLRTHKLGEADRIITLLTRHHGRVRAVAKGVRRTTSKFGSRLEPFTHVDLQLAEGRNLDIVTQAETRSLFHAGMGSDYDRYTSGTAMLETAERLVTEEKEPSLQQFLLLVGGLRALSDADRRPLQVLDSYILRSLSVAGYAPTFTHCAHCGIEGPHRWFNPSMGGVLCVTCRLPGSAAPAPETLLVLGALLAGDWAVVHAADERHLREASSLVAAFLTWHLERQLRSWAHITR; the protein is encoded by the coding sequence ATGCCCGTCTACCGCGACGAGGCGGTCGTGCTGCGCACCCACAAGCTGGGGGAGGCCGACCGCATCATCACCCTGCTGACCCGGCACCACGGCCGGGTCCGCGCCGTGGCCAAGGGCGTGCGTCGTACGACCTCGAAGTTCGGCTCGCGGCTCGAGCCCTTCACCCACGTCGACCTCCAGCTGGCCGAGGGCCGCAACCTCGACATCGTCACCCAGGCCGAGACCCGCTCGCTCTTCCACGCCGGCATGGGCAGCGACTACGACCGCTACACCTCGGGCACCGCGATGCTCGAGACCGCCGAGCGCCTCGTGACCGAGGAGAAGGAGCCCTCGCTCCAGCAGTTCCTGCTGCTCGTGGGCGGCCTGCGCGCACTGTCGGACGCCGACCGGCGGCCCCTGCAGGTGCTCGACTCCTACATCCTGCGCTCGCTCTCCGTCGCCGGCTACGCCCCGACCTTCACCCACTGCGCCCACTGCGGCATCGAGGGCCCGCACCGATGGTTCAACCCCTCGATGGGCGGCGTCCTCTGCGTCACCTGCCGCCTCCCGGGCTCCGCCGCTCCGGCCCCCGAGACGCTGCTGGTGCTCGGCGCGCTCCTCGCTGGCGACTGGGCCGTCGTCCACGCCGCCGACGAACGGCACCTGCGCGAGGCCAGCTCGCTGGTCGCCGCGTTCCTGACCTGGCACCTCGAGCGGCAGCTGCGCTCCTGGGCCCACATCACGCGCTGA
- a CDS encoding alpha/beta fold hydrolase: protein MLVSERIGQFFLESGSGRDRLEYTEYGGGDQWVVLVHAQLMARRMHRPLARALAAQGVHVVTLDLLGHGRSDRPADPLVYSVTAFGEQVLALLDHLGAAEAVVGGTSLGANVSLEVAALAPDRVRGLVLEMPVLDNAVEAGIVAFAPLMFAARFAPLAVSGVRRITKAVPRGVVPFWAGVVLDTGNQQAGSMAAVIHGIFFGRIAPSSAARRAMTMPALVVGHPADPIHPAADAAMLADEMPGATFVTAHSILEWRVRPERLDQAAVEFVLGCWKRPARRRARRTGGATREQG from the coding sequence GTGTTGGTCTCCGAGCGCATCGGCCAGTTCTTCCTCGAGAGCGGCTCGGGGCGCGACCGACTCGAGTACACCGAGTACGGCGGCGGCGACCAGTGGGTCGTGCTCGTCCACGCCCAGCTGATGGCTCGACGCATGCACCGGCCGCTGGCGCGGGCCCTGGCGGCGCAGGGCGTGCACGTGGTCACCCTCGACCTGCTCGGGCACGGCCGGTCCGACCGTCCCGCCGACCCGTTGGTCTACTCGGTGACGGCCTTCGGTGAGCAGGTCCTGGCGCTGCTCGACCACCTCGGCGCCGCCGAGGCCGTCGTCGGTGGCACGTCGCTGGGGGCCAACGTGTCGCTCGAGGTCGCCGCCCTCGCGCCCGACCGGGTCCGGGGCCTGGTCCTGGAGATGCCGGTCCTCGACAACGCCGTCGAGGCCGGCATCGTCGCGTTCGCGCCGCTGATGTTCGCCGCTCGGTTCGCGCCGCTCGCCGTCAGCGGCGTGCGCCGGATCACCAAGGCCGTGCCCCGCGGGGTCGTCCCCTTCTGGGCCGGCGTCGTGCTCGACACCGGCAACCAGCAGGCCGGTTCGATGGCCGCCGTCATCCACGGCATCTTCTTCGGCCGGATCGCGCCGTCGTCGGCCGCGCGTCGAGCGATGACCATGCCCGCGCTGGTCGTCGGTCACCCCGCCGACCCGATCCACCCCGCCGCGGACGCCGCGATGCTGGCCGACGAGATGCCCGGGGCGACGTTCGTGACCGCCCACAGCATCCTCGAGTGGCGGGTGCGGCCCGAGCGGCTCGACCAGGCGGCGGTCGAGTTCGTCCTCGGGTGCTGGAAGCGACCGGCCCGCCGTCGCGCGCGTCGTACGGGGGGCGCGACCAGGGAGCAGGGATGA
- the leuA gene encoding 2-isopropylmalate synthase → MTTTPNPSTEHPTGSQQSSGMPHGRYEPFIPIDLVDRTWPTKRIEKAPRWCAVDLRDGNQALIDPMSPARKLEMFTLLVKMGYKEIEVGFPSASQTDFDFVRQLIDDDLIPDDVVIQVLTQAREELIERTYEAIRGAKQAIVHLYNSTSTLQRRVVFGLDEDGIADIAVQGARLCRKYEEGVPETRVFYEYSPESYTGTELEFAVRVCNEVLEVFEPSAEKPVIINLPATVEMTTPNVYADSIEWMHRHLAHREHVVLSLHPHNDRGTAVAAAELGYLAGADRIEGCLFGNGERTGNVCLVTLGLNLFTQGIDPEIDFSDIDDVRRTVEYCNQLPVHERHPYGGDLVYTAFSGSHQDAIKKGFEALERDAAAAGHGVDEHPWAVPYLPIDPKDVGRSYEAVIRVNSQSGKGGVAYILKTEHKLDLPRRAQIEFSRVIQQHTDAEGGEVTPAEIWAAFRAEYLDRETPLRLDSVHTSSAAGEKDALTVGVFVDGELRSLEGVGNGPLSAFCDAINGLPQDYDVRVLDYSEHALSAGGDAIAAAYVECAVGDHVVWGVGLDANIVTASLKAVISAVNRVG, encoded by the coding sequence ATGACCACCACGCCGAACCCCTCGACCGAGCACCCGACCGGCTCGCAGCAGTCCAGTGGCATGCCCCACGGACGCTACGAGCCGTTCATCCCGATCGACCTCGTCGACCGCACCTGGCCGACCAAGCGCATCGAGAAGGCTCCGCGCTGGTGTGCCGTCGACCTGCGCGACGGCAACCAGGCCCTCATCGATCCGATGAGCCCCGCCCGCAAGCTCGAGATGTTCACGCTGCTGGTCAAGATGGGCTACAAGGAGATCGAGGTCGGGTTCCCGAGTGCGAGCCAGACCGACTTCGACTTCGTGCGCCAGCTCATCGACGACGACCTCATCCCCGACGACGTCGTGATCCAGGTGCTGACCCAGGCGCGCGAGGAGCTCATCGAGCGCACCTACGAGGCCATCCGGGGCGCCAAGCAGGCCATCGTCCACCTCTACAACTCCACCTCGACGTTGCAGCGTCGGGTGGTCTTCGGCCTCGACGAGGACGGCATCGCCGACATCGCGGTCCAGGGCGCGCGGCTGTGCCGGAAGTACGAGGAGGGCGTCCCCGAGACCCGGGTCTTCTACGAGTACAGCCCCGAGTCCTACACCGGCACCGAGCTCGAGTTCGCCGTCCGCGTCTGCAACGAGGTGCTCGAGGTCTTCGAGCCGAGCGCCGAGAAGCCGGTCATCATCAACCTGCCGGCGACCGTCGAGATGACCACGCCCAACGTCTACGCCGACTCCATCGAGTGGATGCACCGTCACCTCGCCCACCGCGAGCACGTCGTGCTGTCGCTGCACCCCCACAACGACCGGGGCACCGCCGTCGCCGCGGCCGAGCTCGGCTACCTGGCCGGCGCCGACCGCATCGAGGGCTGCCTGTTCGGCAACGGCGAGCGCACCGGCAACGTCTGCCTGGTGACGCTCGGTCTCAACCTGTTCACCCAGGGCATCGACCCCGAGATCGACTTCTCCGACATCGACGACGTACGCCGCACCGTCGAGTACTGCAACCAGCTGCCGGTCCACGAGCGGCACCCCTACGGCGGTGACCTCGTCTACACCGCGTTCTCCGGCAGCCACCAGGACGCGATCAAGAAGGGCTTCGAGGCCCTCGAGCGCGACGCGGCCGCTGCGGGACACGGCGTCGACGAGCACCCGTGGGCGGTGCCCTACCTGCCGATCGACCCCAAGGACGTCGGCCGGTCCTACGAGGCCGTCATCCGCGTCAACAGCCAGTCCGGCAAGGGCGGCGTCGCCTACATCCTCAAGACCGAGCACAAGCTCGACCTGCCGCGGCGTGCTCAGATCGAGTTCAGCCGGGTCATCCAGCAGCACACCGACGCCGAGGGCGGCGAGGTCACCCCCGCCGAGATCTGGGCCGCGTTCCGCGCCGAGTACCTCGACCGCGAGACCCCGCTGCGGCTCGACTCCGTCCACACCAGCTCGGCGGCCGGGGAGAAGGACGCCCTCACCGTCGGGGTGTTCGTCGACGGAGAGCTGCGCAGCCTCGAGGGAGTCGGCAACGGACCGCTGTCGGCCTTCTGCGACGCCATCAACGGGCTCCCGCAGGACTACGACGTCCGGGTCCTCGACTACAGCGAGCACGCGCTCAGCGCCGGCGGCGACGCGATCGCGGCGGCGTACGTCGAGTGCGCGGTCGGCGACCACGTCGTGTGGGGCGTGGGGCTCGACGCCAACATCGTCACCGCCTCGCTCAAGGCCGTGATCAGTGCGGTCAACCGGGTCGGCTGA
- a CDS encoding DUF11 domain-containing protein, translated as MPFLGGMGSIARHRVVITLSLVATLLALVPTSPAAAADRNFGVRYAANDTGDIDIVGNTVMTCQASAPGCTAARTSGPTAVADSALNNNNYAMVYVDVDGDSSTFNSSQSTLDLPTGATVLFAGLYWGGEVTAGASGSAAPNASARGSIRFKAPGDSSYANLNATTLDDGSVIYQGFVDVTTRVRTAGKGTYTVANLQTGTGADRLGGWSLVVAYRDTSMPARNLTVFDGLKSINGSASGSISVSGFQTPPAGAVTSTLGFVTYEGDTGLVGDTATLNGIALSDAQHPATNFFDSRSSRNGVLRAAGSPSYPNNLGFEQSMLTVGNSYIANGATSATIGLTTSGDVYAPGVVTIATDLYAPRINQTKSVVDVNGGRVEQGDRLRYTVSGTNSGQDGAAGFVLRDPLPADTSYVPGSIRVTQPGGSATSRTDAAGDDTAEYDAANDRVVARLGTGASATAGGMISPNASYTLVFDVVVDGPSPAVPGGTVVRNTATASYNSQSLGTALTTVSTADVTVAAPDLAVTKTHSGTFVQGAQAAFTLGVSNVGPVATQGQVSVSDTLPAGLTFVSATGSGWTCSGTATVTCTRSDVLAAGAAYPSISLTVLVTDTAPATVANTATVAGGGDSPDDNNSTVDSVPTVAITDLSLTKTPSATSVAVGGDVTYTLTVTNHGPSRSTGSTVVDTLPAGMTFVSADSGCVSSPSASTVTCAVGPLAQGASTSVLVTTRPDVGTAGRTLTNTATVLADQTDPTPGNDSATAAVQVRPVDLAVTSSIQGDPAVLTAGQTATWQLDVRNLGTSPAADTVVRFAVPDDLAVDAASLDPRCALDGDDVVCDLGTVAAGAVVPPILVEARVTATTTAATIDTHAVVGSSEPETDLSNNAASTSTPIVTAVDLGVTVTATPTSVGAGDTLTLTSTVTNAGPGTPTHPTLSVAIPDGTTFVSAPAGCSYATATRTVTCTLPAGDLQPGESLTRAVVVTVGSNPVDPLTATATVADPRDTDPSNNTATVVVPVLAYAGLSIVKTVDRPQAAPGDTVTYTLTARNAGPATARDVVVTDALPAGTTYAGASATGGGTCTHAGQGVSCDLGSLAADATRTVTITATVDPIAASSGGAGHQLDVTKVESNLAAPAASTATATASCPTGYVATDGSVRLDAVDQGTGGFADVVVLRSSATADGTGWTGTIDNTTTGQAQAHVTVVCTTSRTTTDDGHAHALLVSDPVSTATTWTAGTWTVDLACGAGQVAVAPGFTFTSGAGVVRTSRRNPANGPGWRFVVDVPESATAALDMRCLSTSLDTTAGHTHDLGLVQLSDTVTVPAGRTTQATLTCGEQAKGIVASYDVDPGLVPLGNDPQPKTRVFRFSNPTSGPLTARIGLLCLDVRTGPALAVSTITNTAWVTTSSTDATTADDSASASFRATAGSGPVAAPKFTVATLVRVAGTGARTRVVIPVRTAASQRLTVRVVALDNVLGTAVRRGDVLSTGAVTVRTGRHDVRLLLRGRAASALAKGRTLRARVVVVARDGRQVTHTVRLR; from the coding sequence ATGCCGTTTCTGGGGGGAATGGGCTCGATCGCGCGCCATCGAGTCGTCATCACGCTGTCACTGGTCGCCACGCTGCTCGCGCTGGTGCCGACGTCACCGGCCGCTGCGGCCGACCGCAACTTCGGCGTCCGCTACGCCGCCAACGACACCGGTGACATCGACATCGTCGGCAACACCGTGATGACCTGCCAGGCGTCCGCCCCGGGGTGCACGGCCGCGCGCACATCGGGCCCGACCGCCGTGGCCGACAGCGCGCTCAACAACAACAACTACGCGATGGTCTACGTCGACGTCGACGGCGACTCCAGCACGTTCAACTCCAGCCAGTCCACGCTCGACCTGCCCACCGGAGCGACCGTGCTGTTCGCCGGGCTCTACTGGGGCGGAGAGGTCACGGCCGGCGCCAGCGGCAGCGCCGCCCCCAACGCCTCCGCCCGCGGCTCGATCCGCTTCAAGGCGCCCGGCGACTCGAGCTACGCGAACCTCAACGCCACGACCCTCGACGACGGCTCCGTGATCTACCAGGGATTCGTCGACGTGACCACGCGCGTCCGCACCGCCGGGAAGGGCACCTACACGGTCGCCAACCTGCAGACGGGCACGGGCGCGGACCGGCTCGGCGGCTGGTCGCTCGTGGTCGCCTACCGCGACACCTCGATGCCGGCCCGCAACCTGACGGTCTTCGACGGGCTCAAGTCCATCAACGGCTCCGCGTCGGGATCCATCTCGGTCTCGGGCTTCCAGACGCCCCCGGCCGGTGCGGTCACCTCGACCCTCGGCTTCGTCACCTACGAGGGCGACACCGGTCTCGTCGGTGACACCGCCACGCTCAACGGCATCGCGCTGAGCGACGCGCAGCACCCGGCCACCAACTTCTTCGACTCGCGCAGCAGCCGCAACGGCGTGCTCCGCGCCGCCGGCTCGCCGAGCTATCCCAACAACCTGGGCTTCGAGCAGTCGATGCTGACGGTCGGCAACTCCTACATCGCCAACGGCGCGACCAGCGCGACCATCGGCCTGACGACCTCGGGTGACGTCTACGCGCCCGGCGTCGTGACGATCGCCACCGACCTCTACGCACCGCGGATCAACCAGACCAAGTCGGTCGTCGACGTCAACGGCGGCCGGGTCGAGCAGGGCGACCGGCTGCGCTACACCGTCTCGGGCACCAACTCCGGCCAGGACGGGGCCGCCGGCTTCGTGCTGCGCGACCCGCTGCCGGCCGACACCTCCTACGTCCCGGGCAGCATCCGGGTGACCCAGCCCGGCGGGTCGGCCACGTCCCGCACCGACGCCGCCGGCGACGACACGGCCGAGTACGACGCCGCCAACGACCGCGTGGTCGCCCGCCTCGGCACGGGAGCCAGTGCGACGGCGGGCGGCATGATCTCCCCCAACGCGAGCTACACGCTCGTCTTCGACGTCGTCGTCGACGGACCCAGCCCGGCGGTCCCGGGTGGCACGGTCGTGCGCAACACCGCGACGGCGAGCTACAACTCGCAGTCGCTGGGCACCGCGCTCACCACCGTCTCGACCGCCGACGTGACCGTCGCGGCTCCCGACCTCGCGGTCACCAAGACCCACAGCGGCACGTTCGTACAGGGCGCCCAAGCCGCCTTCACCCTCGGCGTGAGCAACGTCGGGCCGGTCGCGACCCAGGGTCAGGTGTCGGTCTCCGACACGCTGCCCGCCGGCCTCACCTTCGTCTCGGCCACCGGCTCCGGCTGGACCTGCAGCGGCACCGCCACGGTGACCTGCACGCGCAGCGACGTGCTGGCCGCCGGGGCGGCGTACCCGTCGATCAGCCTGACCGTGCTCGTCACCGACACCGCCCCCGCCACCGTGGCCAACACCGCGACCGTGGCCGGCGGCGGCGACTCCCCCGACGACAACAACAGCACCGTCGACAGCGTGCCGACCGTGGCGATCACCGACCTGTCGCTGACCAAGACGCCGAGCGCGACGTCGGTGGCCGTCGGGGGCGACGTCACCTACACGTTGACCGTCACCAACCACGGCCCCTCGCGGTCGACCGGGTCCACCGTCGTCGACACGCTCCCGGCCGGGATGACCTTCGTGTCCGCCGACTCGGGGTGCGTCAGCTCCCCCAGCGCCTCGACGGTCACCTGTGCGGTCGGACCGCTCGCCCAGGGCGCCAGCACGTCGGTGCTGGTCACCACGCGCCCCGACGTCGGCACCGCCGGACGCACGCTCACCAACACCGCGACGGTGCTCGCCGACCAGACCGACCCCACCCCGGGCAACGACTCGGCGACGGCGGCGGTGCAGGTGCGCCCGGTCGACCTCGCCGTGACCAGCAGCATCCAGGGCGACCCCGCGGTGCTCACCGCCGGGCAGACCGCCACGTGGCAGCTCGACGTCCGCAACCTCGGGACCTCGCCCGCCGCCGACACCGTGGTGCGCTTCGCCGTGCCGGACGACCTCGCCGTCGACGCCGCCAGCCTCGACCCGCGGTGCGCCCTGGACGGGGACGACGTGGTCTGCGACCTCGGCACCGTCGCCGCAGGTGCCGTCGTACCCCCGATCCTGGTCGAGGCCCGGGTCACGGCCACCACCACGGCGGCGACGATCGACACCCACGCCGTCGTCGGCTCCTCGGAGCCCGAGACCGACCTGAGCAACAACGCCGCCTCCACGAGCACCCCGATCGTCACCGCGGTCGACCTGGGCGTGACCGTCACGGCCACGCCGACCAGCGTCGGCGCCGGCGACACGCTCACCCTGACCTCGACGGTGACCAACGCCGGGCCGGGCACCCCGACCCACCCGACCCTGTCGGTCGCCATCCCCGACGGGACCACGTTCGTCTCCGCTCCGGCGGGCTGCTCCTACGCCACCGCCACGCGCACCGTCACGTGCACCCTGCCGGCCGGTGACCTGCAGCCGGGCGAGAGCCTGACCCGTGCCGTCGTCGTCACCGTCGGCAGCAACCCGGTCGACCCGCTCACCGCGACCGCGACCGTCGCGGACCCGCGCGACACCGACCCGAGCAACAACACCGCCACGGTCGTCGTCCCGGTCCTCGCCTACGCCGGTCTCTCGATCGTCAAGACCGTCGACCGCCCGCAGGCCGCGCCCGGCGACACCGTCACCTACACGCTCACGGCCCGCAACGCCGGACCCGCCACGGCGCGCGACGTCGTGGTCACCGACGCGCTGCCCGCTGGGACGACGTACGCCGGCGCCTCGGCCACGGGCGGCGGCACCTGCACCCACGCCGGGCAGGGCGTCAGCTGCGACCTCGGCTCGCTCGCGGCCGACGCCACCCGCACCGTGACGATCACCGCCACGGTCGACCCCATCGCCGCCTCCTCCGGTGGCGCGGGCCACCAGCTCGACGTGACCAAGGTCGAGAGCAACCTCGCTGCCCCGGCCGCCAGCACGGCGACCGCGACCGCGTCGTGCCCCACCGGCTACGTCGCCACCGACGGCAGCGTGCGCCTCGACGCGGTCGACCAGGGCACGGGCGGGTTCGCCGACGTCGTGGTCCTGCGCAGCAGCGCCACCGCCGACGGCACCGGGTGGACCGGCACGATCGACAACACGACCACCGGCCAGGCCCAGGCCCACGTCACGGTCGTCTGCACCACCTCCAGGACCACCACCGACGACGGCCACGCCCACGCCCTGCTCGTCTCGGACCCCGTCTCGACGGCCACCACCTGGACCGCCGGCACCTGGACCGTCGACCTCGCCTGCGGGGCCGGACAGGTGGCGGTCGCACCCGGCTTCACCTTCACCTCCGGTGCCGGGGTCGTCCGCACCAGCCGGCGCAACCCGGCCAACGGCCCGGGGTGGCGGTTCGTGGTCGACGTGCCCGAGTCGGCCACGGCCGCCCTGGACATGCGGTGCCTGTCCACCTCGCTCGACACCACGGCCGGGCACACCCACGACCTGGGTCTGGTGCAGCTCAGCGACACCGTGACGGTGCCCGCGGGCCGGACCACCCAGGCCACGCTCACCTGCGGCGAGCAGGCCAAGGGCATCGTGGCGTCGTACGACGTCGACCCCGGGCTGGTCCCGCTCGGCAACGACCCGCAGCCCAAGACCCGCGTCTTCCGCTTCAGCAACCCGACCTCCGGGCCGCTGACGGCGCGGATCGGCCTGCTGTGCCTCGACGTCCGCACCGGCCCCGCCCTCGCCGTGTCGACGATCACCAACACCGCCTGGGTCACGACCAGCAGCACGGACGCGACGACGGCGGACGACTCGGCGTCGGCGTCGTTCCGGGCGACCGCCGGGTCCGGCCCGGTGGCCGCGCCGAAGTTCACCGTGGCCACGCTGGTGCGGGTCGCCGGGACGGGTGCGCGCACCCGCGTGGTCATCCCCGTGCGGACCGCCGCCAGCCAGCGACTCACGGTGCGGGTCGTCGCCCTGGACAACGTGCTCGGCACCGCCGTACGCCGTGGTGACGTCCTGTCGACGGGCGCGGTCACGGTGCGGACCGGGCGCCACGACGTCCGCCTGCTGCTGCGGGGACGGGCGGCCTCCGCCCTGGCCAAGGGACGCACGCTCCGAGCACGCGTCGTCGTGGTCGCCCGCGACGGCCGCCAGGTGACCCACACGGTGCGCCTGCGGTGA